The Eriocheir sinensis breed Jianghai 21 unplaced genomic scaffold, ASM2467909v1 Scaffold147, whole genome shotgun sequence genome contains a region encoding:
- the LOC126990165 gene encoding eukaryotic translation initiation factor eIF1 produces the protein MSIQNLNTFDPFADAARGTDEGVQDGLVHIRIQQRNGRKTLTTVQGLSSDYDLKKIVRACKKDFACNGTVVEHPEYGEVLQLQGDQRENICQFLTKVGLVKAEQIKVHGF, from the exons ATCCCTTTGCTGATGCAGCACGTGGGACTGACGAGGGCGTGCAAGATGGCTTGGTCCACATAAG GATCCAGCAGCGCAATGGTCGTAAGACCCTCACCACAGTGCAGGGCTTGTCCTCCGACTACGACCTAAAGAAGATTGTGCGTGCCTGCAAGAAGGACTTTGCCTGCAACGGCACGGTGGTGGAGCACCCAGAGTACGGCGAG GTCCTACAGCTCCAGGGTGACCAGCGTGAGAATATCTGCCAGTTCTTGACCAAGGTGGGGCTGGTCAAGGCCGAACAGATCAAGGTCCACGGCTTCtaa